In the genome of Vicia villosa cultivar HV-30 ecotype Madison, WI linkage group LG7, Vvil1.0, whole genome shotgun sequence, one region contains:
- the LOC131616031 gene encoding GDSL esterase/lipase At2g04570-like, with product MELQSNLLALLFSLHIFCLILIKANAKVPAIIVFGDSSVDAGNNNFIPTVARSNFQPYGRDFLGGKATGRFSNGRIPTDFISEAFGIKEYVPAYLDPKNNISDFATGVSFASAATGYDNATSAVLGVIPLWKQLEYYKQYQKNLTAYLGEAKAKESISESLHLMSMGTNDFLENYYTMPGRASQYTIQQYQTFLAGIAENFIRSLYGLGARKISLGGLPPMGCLPLERTTNFMGQNGCVANYNNIALEFNGKLQNITTKLNQELPGLKLLFSNPYHIMLHIIKKPELYGFESASVACCATGMFEMGYACSRGSMFSCSDASKFVFWDSFHPTEKTNSIVAKYVVEHVLAQLLE from the exons ATGGAATTGCAATCAAACCTACTAGCATTATTATTTTCACTTCACATTTTCTGTCTCATTTTGATCAAGGCCAATGCAAAGGTTCCGGCAATTATCGTGTTCGGCGACTCCTCCGTTGACGCCGGGAACAACAACTTTATTCCGACCGTTGCACGGAGCAATTTTCAACCGTATGGACGTGACTTCCTGGGCGGAAAAGCGACCGGAAGATTCTCGAATGGGAGAATACCGACTGATTTCATATCAGAAGCTTTTGGTATAAAGGAATATGTGCCTGCATACTTGGATCCTAAGAATAATATTTCAGATTTTGCAACTGGTGTCAGTTTTGCTTCTGCTGCTACTGGTTATGATAATGCAACTTCAGCTGTACTT GGTGTGATACCATTATGGAAGCAATTGGAGTACTACAAACAATACCAAAAGAATCTAACTGCATATCTTGGTGAAGCCAAAGCAAAAGAGAGCATTTCTGAATCGTTACACCTTATGAGTATGGGAACAAATGATTTTCTAGAGAATTACTATACCATGCCTGGTAGGgcatcacaatacacaattcAACAGTACCAGACTTTTCTCGCTGGAATCGCAGAGAATTTCATAAGGAGTCTCTATGGTCTTGGAGCTAGGAAGATTTCCCTAGGAGGGTTACCTCCCATGGGATGCTTGCCATTGGAGAGAACTACTAATTTTATGGGTCAGAATGGTTGTGTTGCAAACTACAATAACATAGCACTGGAATTCAATGGTAAACTCCAGAATATAACTACTAAGCTCAATCAGGAACTCCCTGGACTGAAGTTGTTGTTTTCAAATCCATATCACATTATGTTGCACATCATAAAAAAACCTGAACTCTACG GGTTTGAATCAGCCTCAGTGGCATGTTGTGCTACTGGAATGTTCGAGATGGGTTATGCGTGCAGCAGGGGCAGCATGTTCAGTTGTTCTGATGCTTCCAAATTTGTGTTTTGGGATTCTTTTCATCCCACGGAAAAAACGAATAGTATTGTTGCAAAGTATGTGGTGGAGCATGTGTTAGCTCAGCTTTTAGAATAA